From Magnolia sinica isolate HGM2019 chromosome 13, MsV1, whole genome shotgun sequence, one genomic window encodes:
- the LOC131222344 gene encoding cell division control protein 2 homolog D, whose translation MDGYEKLEKVGEGTYGKVYRAREKATGKIVALKKTRLHEDEEGVPSTTLREVSLLRMLSIDPHVVRLLDLKQGQNKEGKTVLYLVFEYMDTDLKKYIRSFRQTVEKIPTKNVKSLMYQLCKGVAFCHGHGVLHRDLKPHNLLMDRKTMMLKIADLGLSRAFTIPIKKYTHEILTLWYRAPEILLGATHYSTPVDMWSVGCIFAELVTTQPLFPGDSELQQLLHIFRLLGTPNEDVWPGISQLPDWHEYPQWRPQSLSSAVPNLDADGLDLLLKMLHYQPSKRISAKMAMEHPYFDDLDKTYL comes from the exons ATGGACGGATACGAGAAATTGGAGAAGGTTGGAGAAGGGACGTACGGGAAGGTTTACAGAGCAAGAGAGAAAGCGACGGGGAAGATCGTCGCTCTCAAGAAGACTCGTCTTCATGAGGATGAAGAAGGGGTCCCATCGACTACCCTTCGAGAAGTCTCGCTGTTGAGAATGCTATCCATCGATCCCCATGTTGTCAG ACTGTTGGATCTCAAACAAGGCCAGAACAAAGAAGGAAAGACAGTCCTGTACCTGGTTTTTGAGTACATGGACACTGATCTGAAGAAGTATATCAGAAGCTTTCGTCAGACTGTAGAGAAAATTCCTACTAAAAATGTGAAG AGTTTGATGTACCAACTTTGCAAGGGTGTTGCATTCTGCCATGGCCATGGGGTATTGcacag AGATCTTAAGCCTCACAATCTTCTAATGGACCGCAAGACAATGATGCTTAAGATCGCAGACCTTGGTCTTAGTCGAGCATTTACTATTCCAATCAAGAAGTACACTCATGAG ATATTGACGCTGTGGTATAGAGCTCCGGAAATTCTTCTGGGTGCAACCCACTACTCAACACCAGTAGACATGTGGTCTGTAGGCTGCATATTCG CGGAACTGGTTACAACTCAACCACTCTTTCCAGGAGACTCTGAATTGCAGCAGCTACTCCACATCTTCAG GTTACTGGGCACCCCCAATGAGGATGTGTGGCCAGGAATCAGCCAATTACCAGACTGGCATGAGTACCCTCAGTGGCGACCACAGAGTCTGTCATCGGCTGTTCCTAATCTTGATGCTGATGGCCTTGATTTGCTTTTG AAGATGTTGCATTACCAACCTTCGAAGCGTATCTCAGCGAAGATGGCTATGGAGCACCCATATTTTGatgatttggataaaacatatcttTGA
- the LOC131222342 gene encoding DEAD-box ATP-dependent RNA helicase 42, translating to MEDGKHKSRRDDGERKEDSKRSDRDRDRDRERDKERNGERYKDREKVRDRDTEKKDRESRRSDRERSVDEKYQDKHRESRHKEREKERERTKEKAKDREREREREREREREDRERDKEKEREEREREREREREEKERDREREREEREREREREREKERERERARERERERVREREREREERERERDDRERERERVREREKRRELDRDEDRDYEDGREHDRKRRRRDDDSRERERERSRSDRHKEENDDSRRKKSEDESDGKEKKSREEDLEEEQRKLDEEMDKRRRRVQEWQELKRKKEEHERENMGDANADEPKSGKNWTLEGESDDEEAVPAAKLDKDPDSNGDAKPADQDGDAMAVDSENGTAVPDGGEAANYEEEIDPLDAFMNSMVLPEVEKLNTADGPATTSDNKKSDPGKKDLKDSRSNGDQVRKGTKKTMGRIIPGEDSDSDYGDPENDEVPLEEEDDDEFMKRVKKTKAEKLSIVDHSKIQYPPFRKNFYIEVKETSRMTSEEVAAYRKQLELKIHGKDVPKPVRTWIQTGLTSKILDTIKKLNYEKPMPIQAQALPIIMNGRDCIGIAKTGSGKTLAFVLPMLRHIKDQPPVVPGDGPIGLIMAPTRELVQQIHSDIRKFTKGLGINCVPVYGGSGVAQQISDLKRGTEIVVCTPGRMIDILCTSSGKITNLRRVTYLVMDEADRMFDMGFEPQITRIVQNTRPDRQTVLFSATFPRQVEILARKVLNKPVEIQVGGRSVVNKDITQLVEVRQESERFLRLLELLGEWYEKGKILVFVHSQEKCDSLFKDLLRHGYPCLSLHGAKDQTDRESTISDFKSNVCNLMIATSIAARGLDVKELELVVNFDVPNHYEDYVHRVGRTGRAGRKGCAITFISEEDARYAPDLVKALELSEQAVPADLKALADGFMAKVNQGTEHAHGTGYGGSGFKFNEEEDEARKAAKKAQAREYGFEEDKSDSDSEDEGVRKAGGDLSQAAALAQAAALAAVSKVAITSMPVPATAAHLLSNGGLPAVTLPGVVGLPNTAALPATSLANDAAARAAALAAALNLQHNLAKIQADAMPEHYEAELEINDFPQNARWKVTHKETLGPISEWTGAAITTRGQYYPPGKIPGPGERKLYLFIEGPSESSVKKAKAEVKRVLEDYTAQSLSLPGTAQPGEDPSLCSHVRPCIFVRMRWRSTGWQAIYGMTQKIRKPLMVSVWIPLKLMSGLSRHFFHFLPLIYRYFDFLNLYLILLQFSFSLGISWASLLEIYIILLLPGK from the exons ATGGAAGACGGCAAGCACAAATCTAGGAGAGATGATGGTGAGAGGAAGGAGGATTCTAAGAGAAGCGACCGTGACCGCGatcgagatcgagagagggacAAGGAGAGGAATGGAGAGAGATACAAGGATCGGGAgaaggttcgggatcgggatacAGAGAAGAAGGATCGTGAAAGTCGACGGTCAGACAGAGAAAGGAGCGTGGATGAGAAGTATCAGGATAAGCATCGGGAGTCTCGGCATAAGGAaagggagaaggagagggagaggacGAAAGAGAAGGCaaaagatagagagagggagagggagagggagagggagagggagagagaagatcGAGAAAGGGAtaaggaaaaagagagggaggagagggagagggagcgagaaagggagagggaggagaaggagagggatagggagagagaaagggaggagagggagagggagagggagagggagagggagaaagaaagagagagggagagggccagggagagggagagagaaagggtgagggagagggaaagggagagggaggagagagagcgagagagggatgatagggagagggaaagggagagggttAGGGAGAGGGAGAAGCGCCGGGAATTGGATAGAGATGAGGACAGAGATTATGAAGATGGTAGGGAACATGACAGGAAGCGGCGCAGGAGAGATGATGATTCTAGAGAGAGGGAACGGGAGCGGAGCAGGTCGGATAGGCACAAGGAAGAGAATGATGACAGTAGAAGGAAGAAGAGCGAGGACGAATCTGATGGTAAAGAGAAAAAGAGCCGAGAAGAGGATCTAGAGGAAGAGCAGCGGAAGCTGGATGAGGAGATGGATAAGAGGAGGCGGAGAGTTCAGGAGTGGCAGGAGTTGAAAAGGAAGAAGGAGGAACACGAGAGGGAAAACATGGGTGATGCAAATGCTGATGAACCTAAGTCTGGTAAGAATTGGACCTTAGAAGGAGAGTCCGATGATGAAGAAGCTGTTCCAGCAGCAAAGTTGGACAAGGATCCAGACTCGAATGGAGATGCTAAGCCTGCAGATCAAGATGGGGATGCCATGGCAGTAGATTCTGAGAATGGGACTGCTGTACCTGATGGAGGTGAAGCTGCTAATTATGAGGAGGAAATTGATCCCTTAGATGCTTTCATGAACTCTATGGTATTGCCTGAAGTTGAAAAGCTGAACACTGCAGATGGTCCAGCCACCACATCTGACAATAAAAAATCAGATCCTGGGAAGAAGGATCTGAAGGACAGTCGTAGTAATGGTGATCAAGTGAGAAAAGGTACGAAGAAAACAATGGGAAGAATAATCCCAGGTGAGGATTCTGATTCAGATTATGGGGATCCTGAGAATGATGAAGTTCCgcttgaagaagaagatgacgaCGAATTCATGAAAAGGGTGAAGAAGACAAAAGCTGAGAAACTATCAATTGTCGACCACTCGAAGATCCAGTATCCCCCGTTCCGGAAAAATTTCTACATCGAAGTGAAGGAAACTTCAAGGATGACATCTGAGGAAGTTGCTGCTTACCGGAAACAACTCGAATTGAAAATACATGGGAAAGATGTGCCCAAGCCTGTGAGAACATGGATCCAGACTGGATTGACAAGTAAAATTCTAGATACAATAAAAAAGCTTAATTATGAAAAGCCGATGCCAATTCAAGCTCAGGCGCTGCCAATCATTATGAATGGTCGAGACTGCATTGGTATTGCAAAAACAGGATCAGGTAAAACTCTAGCTTTTGTGTTGCCAATGTTGAGGCATATCAAGGACCAGCCGCCAGTGGTCCCTGGTGATGGGCCTATTGGGCTGATAATGGCACCTACAAGAGAGCTTGTACAACAGATTCACAGTGATATCAGGAAATTTACCAAGGGTCTGGGTATTAACTGTGTGCCTGTATATGGAGGCTCTGGTGTTGCTCAACAAATCAGTGATCTAAAGAGAGGCACGGAGATTGTCGTCTGTACTCCTGGTAGAATGATAGACATATTATGTACGAGTAGTGGCAAGATCACAAATCTGCGTAGAGTTACTTATTTGGTTATGGATGAAGCTGACCGGATGTTTGACATGGGTTTTGAACCTCAGATCACTCGTATTGTTCAAAATACCCGACCAGACCGACAGACTGTACTTTTCTCTGCCACTTTTCCTCGTCAAGTTGAGATACTGGCCCGCAAGGTGTTGAACAAGCCTGTCGAAATCCAGGTTGGTGGAAGGAGTGTTGTTAACAAGGATATAACTCAGTTAGTTGAGGTGAGACAAGAAAGCGAGAGGTTTTTAAGGCTGTTAGAACTCCTTGGAGAGTGGTATGAGAAGGGGAAGATCCTGGTTTTCGTCCACTCGCAGGAGAAATGTGATTCTTTATTCAAGGACTTGCTCAGGCATGGTTACCCTTGCCTTTCGCTTCATGGGGCTAAGGATCAGACAGACCGTGAATCCACCATCTCTGATTTCAAGAGCAATGTCTGCAATCTGATGATTGCGACAAGTATAGCCGCTAGGGGTTTAGATGTGAAGGAGCTTGAACTGGTGGTGAACTTTGATGTTCCAAACCATTATGAAGACTATGTTCACCGTGTTGGTCGGACCGGTCGAGCTGGTAGAAAAGGCTGTGCGATCACCTTCATCTCAGAGGAAGATGCAAGATATGCACCAGATCTTGTAAAAGCCTTAGAACTTTCTGAACAAGCTGTTCCTGCAGATCTAAAGGCACTCGCCGATGGCTTCATGGCGAAAGTCAATCAGGGAACGGAACACGCCCATGGGACTGGTTATGGGGGCAGTGGTTTCAAATTCAACGAAGAGGAGGATGAAGCCAGGAAAGCTGCAAAGAAGGCCCAGGCAAGAGAATATGGTTTCGAGGAAGACAAGTCGGATTCAGACTCAGAAGATGAAGGGGTTCGGAAGGCAGGGGGTGATCTTTCACAGGCAGCTGCTCTTGCTCAAGCTGCTGCCTTGGCCGCAGTTTCCAAGGTCGCTATTACTTCAATGCCAGTTCCGGCCACAGCTGCTCACTTGCTTTCAAATGGAGGACTACCAGCTGTGACACTCCCTGGTGTGGTGGGTCTACCAAACACTGCTGCTTTGCCAGCAACTTCCCTGGCCAATGATGCCGCTGCGCGTGCGGCAGCGTTAGCTGCTGCCTTGAATTTGCAGCATAATCTTGCCAAGATACAAGCTGATGCAATGCCCGAACATTATGAAGCAGAGTTGGAGATCAACGACTTCCCTCAGAATGCTCGGTGGAAGGTGACCCACAAGGAGACGTTAGGTCCGATTTCGGAATGGACTGGAGCTGCTATCACTACCAGAGGGCAGTATTATCCGCCGGGTAAGATCCCGGGTCCTGGAGAACGCAAGCTTTACTTGTTTATCGAAGGCCCCTCCGAATCCTCTGTTAAGAAGGCAAAAGCTGAAGTTAAACGAGTCCTCGAGGACTACACAGCGCAGTCATTGTCATTGCCGGGTACAGCCCAGCCAG GGGAAGATCCGAGCCTTTGCTCCCATGTGCGACCCTGCATCTTTGTTCGCATGAGATGGCGCTCGACAGGGTGGCAAGCAATATACG GTATGACTCAGAAAATCCGGAAGCCCTTGATGGTTTCAGTTTGGATCCCACTCAAGCTGATGTCGGGCTTGTCCAGACATTTTTTCCATTTCCTTCCATTGATTTATCGATATTTTGATTTCTTAAATTTATATCTCATTCTTCTCCAGTTTTCCTTTTCTCTTGGCATTTCTTGGGCCtctcttttagaaatttatatcaTTCTCCTCCTTCCAGGGAAATGA